In the genome of Monodelphis domestica isolate mMonDom1 chromosome 2, mMonDom1.pri, whole genome shotgun sequence, one region contains:
- the ZBTB24 gene encoding zinc finger and BTB domain-containing protein 24 isoform X2, with product MAEETPVSSEKLVVYSEAHSDTILANFEEQRKRGFLCDITLIVENVHFRAHKALLAASSEYFSMMFAEEGEIGQSIYMLEGMLADTFGILLEFIYTGYLHASEKSTEQILATAQFLKVYDLVNAYTDYQSNHSSTNPTTLTTGGTPVVVISNKKNDDPPKRKRGRPRKVKNMQVTKPEVVSLEDIQLRENNSVQNKQNSMAKTVEGSTSITNEQNQIREIEESERACGSSAVEMPAEEDENCDPKSQDVQGSQSRYSKRRIQRSVKLKDYKLVGDEDDQYSAKRISGRRKRSGSEARCKECGKVFKYNHFLAIHQRSHTGERPFKCSECGKGFAQKHSLQVHTRMHTGERPYTCTICSKALTTKHSLLEHMSLHTGQKSFTCDQCGKYFSQKRQLKSHYRVHTGHSLPECNHCHRKFMDVSQLKKHLRTHTVEHYHLQGSQLWATKGDRSDKGSSKPFMLR from the exons ATGGCAGAAGAAACTCCAGTGTCTTCTGAGAAGCTTGTTGTATATTCTGAGGCTCATAGTGATACCATTCTGGCTAATTTCgaagaacaaaggaaaagagGTTTTCTCTGTGATATCACTCTAATAGTGGAAAACGTACATTTCCGGGCCCACAAAGCTTTACTTGCCGCCAGTAGTGAGTATTTCTCAATGATGTTTGCAGAAGAAGGAGAAATAGGGCAGTCAATTTATATGCTAGAAGGTATGTTAGCAGACACATTTGGTATATTGCTGGAATTCATCTATACAGGGTATCTTCATGCCAGTGAAAAAAGTACAGAACAAATATTGGCTACTgctcaatttttaaaagtgtatgacttagtaaatgcttatacTGACTATCAAAGCAATCATAGCTCAACAAATCCAACCACATTGACCACTGGTGGAACCCCAGTAGTTGTTATTTCTAATAAGAAAAATGATGATCCTCCAAAGCGAAAACGAGGGAGACCAAGGAAGGTCAAAAATATGCAAGTGACAAAACCAGAAGTAGTTTCACTTGAAGATATCCAGCTCAGAGAGAATAATTCTgttcaaaataaacaaaactctATGGCAAAAACAGTAGAAGGAAGCACTAGTATAacaaatgaacagaaccaaataagagaaatagaagaatcTGAGCGTGCCTGTGGGTCAAGTGCTGTGGAAATGCCAGCAGAAGAAGATGAGAACTGTGATCCTAAGTCCCAGGATGTACAAGGCAGTCAGAGTCGCTACAGCAAACGCAGGATTCAGAGATCTGTTAAACTTAAAGATTATAAACTTGTTGGGGATGAAGATGATCAGTATTCAGCCAAGAGAATATCTGGAAGAAGAAAGCGCTCTGGTTCTGAGGCTCGCTGTAAAGAATGTGGCAAAGTGTTTAAGTATAATCACTTTTTAGCAATTCATCAGAGGAGTCATACAG GGGAACGACCTTTCAAATGTAgtgagtgtggaaaaggttttgCCCAGAAGCACTCGTTGCAGGTTCACACAAGGATGCACACGGGGGAACGGCCATATACCTGTACTATTTGCAGTAAGGCTTTAACAACAAAACATTCTCTACTGGAACATATGAGCCTACACACAG gACAGAAGTCATTTACCTGTGATCAGTGTGGAAAATATTTCAGCCAGAAAAGGCAGCTAAAGAGTCATTACCGAGTTCATACAG GCCATTCATTACCGGAATGTAACCACTGTCATCGAAAATTCATGGATGTATCTCAGTTAAAGAAACACCTAAGAACACACACAG TTGAGCACTACCACCTCCAGGGAAGTCAGCTTTGGGCAACGAAAGGAGATAGGAGTGATAAAGGAAGCTCAAAACCTTTTATGTTAAG gtga
- the ZBTB24 gene encoding zinc finger and BTB domain-containing protein 24 isoform X3 — protein sequence MAEETPVSSEKLVVYSEAHSDTILANFEEQRKRGFLCDITLIVENVHFRAHKALLAASSEYFSMMFAEEGEIGQSIYMLEGMLADTFGILLEFIYTGYLHASEKSTEQILATAQFLKVYDLVNAYTDYQSNHSSTNPTTLTTGGTPVVVISNKKNDDPPKRKRGRPRKVKNMQVTKPEVVSLEDIQLRENNSVQNKQNSMAKTVEGSTSITNEQNQIREIEESERACGSSAVEMPAEEDENCDPKSQDVQGSQSRYSKRRIQRSVKLKDYKLVGDEDDQYSAKRISGRRKRSGSEARCKECGKVFKYNHFLAIHQRSHTGERPFKCSECGKGFAQKHSLQVHTRMHTGERPYTCTICSKALTTKHSLLEHMSLHTGQKSFTCDQCGKYFSQKRQLKSHYRVHTGHSLPECNHCHRKFMDVSQLKKHLRTHTETTLLVTQ from the exons ATGGCAGAAGAAACTCCAGTGTCTTCTGAGAAGCTTGTTGTATATTCTGAGGCTCATAGTGATACCATTCTGGCTAATTTCgaagaacaaaggaaaagagGTTTTCTCTGTGATATCACTCTAATAGTGGAAAACGTACATTTCCGGGCCCACAAAGCTTTACTTGCCGCCAGTAGTGAGTATTTCTCAATGATGTTTGCAGAAGAAGGAGAAATAGGGCAGTCAATTTATATGCTAGAAGGTATGTTAGCAGACACATTTGGTATATTGCTGGAATTCATCTATACAGGGTATCTTCATGCCAGTGAAAAAAGTACAGAACAAATATTGGCTACTgctcaatttttaaaagtgtatgacttagtaaatgcttatacTGACTATCAAAGCAATCATAGCTCAACAAATCCAACCACATTGACCACTGGTGGAACCCCAGTAGTTGTTATTTCTAATAAGAAAAATGATGATCCTCCAAAGCGAAAACGAGGGAGACCAAGGAAGGTCAAAAATATGCAAGTGACAAAACCAGAAGTAGTTTCACTTGAAGATATCCAGCTCAGAGAGAATAATTCTgttcaaaataaacaaaactctATGGCAAAAACAGTAGAAGGAAGCACTAGTATAacaaatgaacagaaccaaataagagaaatagaagaatcTGAGCGTGCCTGTGGGTCAAGTGCTGTGGAAATGCCAGCAGAAGAAGATGAGAACTGTGATCCTAAGTCCCAGGATGTACAAGGCAGTCAGAGTCGCTACAGCAAACGCAGGATTCAGAGATCTGTTAAACTTAAAGATTATAAACTTGTTGGGGATGAAGATGATCAGTATTCAGCCAAGAGAATATCTGGAAGAAGAAAGCGCTCTGGTTCTGAGGCTCGCTGTAAAGAATGTGGCAAAGTGTTTAAGTATAATCACTTTTTAGCAATTCATCAGAGGAGTCATACAG GGGAACGACCTTTCAAATGTAgtgagtgtggaaaaggttttgCCCAGAAGCACTCGTTGCAGGTTCACACAAGGATGCACACGGGGGAACGGCCATATACCTGTACTATTTGCAGTAAGGCTTTAACAACAAAACATTCTCTACTGGAACATATGAGCCTACACACAG gACAGAAGTCATTTACCTGTGATCAGTGTGGAAAATATTTCAGCCAGAAAAGGCAGCTAAAGAGTCATTACCGAGTTCATACAG GCCATTCATTACCGGAATGTAACCACTGTCATCGAAAATTCATGGATGTATCTCAGTTAAAGAAACACCTAAGAACACACACAG AAACAACACTTCTTGTTACTCAATAG
- the ZBTB24 gene encoding zinc finger and BTB domain-containing protein 24 isoform X1: MAEETPVSSEKLVVYSEAHSDTILANFEEQRKRGFLCDITLIVENVHFRAHKALLAASSEYFSMMFAEEGEIGQSIYMLEGMLADTFGILLEFIYTGYLHASEKSTEQILATAQFLKVYDLVNAYTDYQSNHSSTNPTTLTTGGTPVVVISNKKNDDPPKRKRGRPRKVKNMQVTKPEVVSLEDIQLRENNSVQNKQNSMAKTVEGSTSITNEQNQIREIEESERACGSSAVEMPAEEDENCDPKSQDVQGSQSRYSKRRIQRSVKLKDYKLVGDEDDQYSAKRISGRRKRSGSEARCKECGKVFKYNHFLAIHQRSHTGERPFKCSECGKGFAQKHSLQVHTRMHTGERPYTCTICSKALTTKHSLLEHMSLHTGQKSFTCDQCGKYFSQKRQLKSHYRVHTGHSLPECNHCHRKFMDVSQLKKHLRTHTGEKPFTCEICGKSFTAKSSLQTHIRIHRGEKPYSCGICGKSFSDSSAKRRHCILHTGKKPFSCPECNLQFARLDNLKAHLKIHSKEKPFPEAPSAPSSSNPEEVRNILQLQQYQLSTSGEQEIQLLVTDSVHNINFMPSHSQGISIVTAEGTQSMAADQAADLTVLTQQPEHLQSLILSAQPDQTEHIQSLNMMDSQIETSPAEQVHIITLSKETLEHLHAH, from the exons ATGGCAGAAGAAACTCCAGTGTCTTCTGAGAAGCTTGTTGTATATTCTGAGGCTCATAGTGATACCATTCTGGCTAATTTCgaagaacaaaggaaaagagGTTTTCTCTGTGATATCACTCTAATAGTGGAAAACGTACATTTCCGGGCCCACAAAGCTTTACTTGCCGCCAGTAGTGAGTATTTCTCAATGATGTTTGCAGAAGAAGGAGAAATAGGGCAGTCAATTTATATGCTAGAAGGTATGTTAGCAGACACATTTGGTATATTGCTGGAATTCATCTATACAGGGTATCTTCATGCCAGTGAAAAAAGTACAGAACAAATATTGGCTACTgctcaatttttaaaagtgtatgacttagtaaatgcttatacTGACTATCAAAGCAATCATAGCTCAACAAATCCAACCACATTGACCACTGGTGGAACCCCAGTAGTTGTTATTTCTAATAAGAAAAATGATGATCCTCCAAAGCGAAAACGAGGGAGACCAAGGAAGGTCAAAAATATGCAAGTGACAAAACCAGAAGTAGTTTCACTTGAAGATATCCAGCTCAGAGAGAATAATTCTgttcaaaataaacaaaactctATGGCAAAAACAGTAGAAGGAAGCACTAGTATAacaaatgaacagaaccaaataagagaaatagaagaatcTGAGCGTGCCTGTGGGTCAAGTGCTGTGGAAATGCCAGCAGAAGAAGATGAGAACTGTGATCCTAAGTCCCAGGATGTACAAGGCAGTCAGAGTCGCTACAGCAAACGCAGGATTCAGAGATCTGTTAAACTTAAAGATTATAAACTTGTTGGGGATGAAGATGATCAGTATTCAGCCAAGAGAATATCTGGAAGAAGAAAGCGCTCTGGTTCTGAGGCTCGCTGTAAAGAATGTGGCAAAGTGTTTAAGTATAATCACTTTTTAGCAATTCATCAGAGGAGTCATACAG GGGAACGACCTTTCAAATGTAgtgagtgtggaaaaggttttgCCCAGAAGCACTCGTTGCAGGTTCACACAAGGATGCACACGGGGGAACGGCCATATACCTGTACTATTTGCAGTAAGGCTTTAACAACAAAACATTCTCTACTGGAACATATGAGCCTACACACAG gACAGAAGTCATTTACCTGTGATCAGTGTGGAAAATATTTCAGCCAGAAAAGGCAGCTAAAGAGTCATTACCGAGTTCATACAG GCCATTCATTACCGGAATGTAACCACTGTCATCGAAAATTCATGGATGTATCTCAGTTAAAGAAACACCTAAGAACACACACAG gtgaAAAGCCATTTACTTGCGAAATCTGTGGCAAGTCTTTTACAGCAAAAAGTTCTCTTCAGACACACATCAGAATACATCG AGGAGAAAAGCCATATTCCTGTGGCATTTGTGGGAAATCCTTCTCTGATTCCAGTGCGAAGAGAAGACATTGTATATTACATACTGGCAAAAAGCCTTTTTCCTGCCCCGAGTGTAATTTGCAGTTTGCACGCTTAGACAACTTAAAGGCTCACTTAAAAATCCATAGTAAAGAAAAACCCTTTCCAGAAGCTCCCAGTGCACCCAGCAGCAGTAACCCAGAGGAAGTTAGGAATATCCTTCAACTGCAGCAGTATCAACTTTCTACATCAGGAGAGCAGGAAATTCAACTCCTAGTAACAGACTCAGTCCATAACATCAATTTCATGCCCAGTCATAGTCAGGGAATCAGCATTGTCACAGCAGAGGGCACCCAGAGCATGGCGGCCGACCAAGCTGCAGACCTTACAGTGCTCACTCAGCAGCCAGAACACTTGCAGAGTTTGATTCTTTCTGCTCAACCTGACCAGACAGAGCACATCCAAAGTCTCAATATGATGGACAGCCAGATAGAGACTTCACCAGCTGAGCAGGTACATATAATCACCCTGTCCAAGGAAACCCTGGAACATCTTCATGCTCACTGA
- the ZBTB24 gene encoding zinc finger and BTB domain-containing protein 24 isoform X4 — protein MAEETPVSSEKLVVYSEAHSDTILANFEEQRKRGFLCDITLIVENVHFRAHKALLAASSEYFSMMFAEEGEIGQSIYMLEGMLADTFGILLEFIYTGYLHASEKSTEQILATAQFLKVYDLVNAYTDYQSNHSSTNPTTLTTGGTPVVVISNKKNDDPPKRKRGRPRKVKNMQVTKPEVVSLEDIQLRENNSVQNKQNSMAKTVEGSTSITNEQNQIREIEESERACGSSAVEMPAEEDENCDPKSQDVQGSQSRYSKRRIQRSVKLKDYKLVGDEDDQYSAKRISGRRKRSGSEARCKECGKVFKYNHFLAIHQRSHTGERPFKCSECGKGFAQKHSLQVHTRMHTGERPYTCTICSKALTTKHSLLEHMSLHTGQKSFTCDQCGKYFSQKRQLKSHYRVHTAEKARHG, from the exons ATGGCAGAAGAAACTCCAGTGTCTTCTGAGAAGCTTGTTGTATATTCTGAGGCTCATAGTGATACCATTCTGGCTAATTTCgaagaacaaaggaaaagagGTTTTCTCTGTGATATCACTCTAATAGTGGAAAACGTACATTTCCGGGCCCACAAAGCTTTACTTGCCGCCAGTAGTGAGTATTTCTCAATGATGTTTGCAGAAGAAGGAGAAATAGGGCAGTCAATTTATATGCTAGAAGGTATGTTAGCAGACACATTTGGTATATTGCTGGAATTCATCTATACAGGGTATCTTCATGCCAGTGAAAAAAGTACAGAACAAATATTGGCTACTgctcaatttttaaaagtgtatgacttagtaaatgcttatacTGACTATCAAAGCAATCATAGCTCAACAAATCCAACCACATTGACCACTGGTGGAACCCCAGTAGTTGTTATTTCTAATAAGAAAAATGATGATCCTCCAAAGCGAAAACGAGGGAGACCAAGGAAGGTCAAAAATATGCAAGTGACAAAACCAGAAGTAGTTTCACTTGAAGATATCCAGCTCAGAGAGAATAATTCTgttcaaaataaacaaaactctATGGCAAAAACAGTAGAAGGAAGCACTAGTATAacaaatgaacagaaccaaataagagaaatagaagaatcTGAGCGTGCCTGTGGGTCAAGTGCTGTGGAAATGCCAGCAGAAGAAGATGAGAACTGTGATCCTAAGTCCCAGGATGTACAAGGCAGTCAGAGTCGCTACAGCAAACGCAGGATTCAGAGATCTGTTAAACTTAAAGATTATAAACTTGTTGGGGATGAAGATGATCAGTATTCAGCCAAGAGAATATCTGGAAGAAGAAAGCGCTCTGGTTCTGAGGCTCGCTGTAAAGAATGTGGCAAAGTGTTTAAGTATAATCACTTTTTAGCAATTCATCAGAGGAGTCATACAG GGGAACGACCTTTCAAATGTAgtgagtgtggaaaaggttttgCCCAGAAGCACTCGTTGCAGGTTCACACAAGGATGCACACGGGGGAACGGCCATATACCTGTACTATTTGCAGTAAGGCTTTAACAACAAAACATTCTCTACTGGAACATATGAGCCTACACACAG gACAGAAGTCATTTACCTGTGATCAGTGTGGAAAATATTTCAGCCAGAAAAGGCAGCTAAAGAGTCATTACCGAGTTCATACAG CAGAGAAAGCAAGACATGGTTGA